Below is a window of Humulus lupulus chromosome 2, drHumLupu1.1, whole genome shotgun sequence DNA.
attcatttaaaaggTACTATGCCGTTAATGGTTGATTATATTTGTGTATACTTCTCTCTTTTTCACTTATTGTTTCCTTGTACTAAAATTATTTATCAATAATGTGCAGGATTCTCCTGTCTTCAATTATATCAGTAGTCTTTCTCCTATCAAGCCAGTTAAGTCTCTACACATCACTCAGGCCTTTAGCTCTATTAGTTTTGGATCCCCTCCATCAGTTTTCACTTCACCCCATGTCAGTTCTAACAAGGAGTCCAGATTCCTCAGGAGGTAATTGGCTATTGGTCTTCTTCTTATTGCTTGTGATTCATAGGCTTTATCTATTATATCTGTATGTGAATGTTACCTTCTTTATCTCTTTAGGTACAATAGTTCTGATCAAGCAAAGCCTGAGGTTTCTTCCGAAAATGGAATTGATGTTCCTACAAGTGAAGATGCTGTCATTGACACGGCCCAGATATACAACAACTCGGCTGAGCTTCATGAAAATTGTAAATCAGATGTTAATGTTGGAGAAGTTTCTGCTGAGCCACAAAATGAAGGCTCAGCTTTTGTGATCGAGCTACCGCGTGTTTTAAAGTATGATTGTGGTAGCCCTGATTGTGTCTCAACGCCTCATGATGTTGTGGCGGATTTTGCATCAAATTCGACTGATCCATCAGCTAATCTTGTTCATCATGTTCAAGTGGTGCCAGAAATTGGTCCATCAGATAATGAAGCCCAATTCCAAGAAACATGTTTGAGTGAGCAGAAAAAACAAGGGGCCATATGTGACTGGGACAGTCTGATGTCTGATGCTGTCTTGATTTTTGATTCACCAAACAGTACAGATGCTTTTAAGGGGCTGGTTCAGGATTCTCTGGAACCTGTAACCAGATTTAGTAATTCTCTTGGGACAGAATTCCAACAAAATGAGATTAATAATGAGCATGAAATGCAAATTGTTGATCCAGGTTCTGAACAACATAATGGGGAAGAACCCCTTTCTCAAACTGGAGAAGCCAGTCATTTGGAGGATTTGGACCAAACACAAGACAGATTTAATTCAAATAGTGGCATGGCTACCAATCAAAGTAAGAGAAAGGATAAGGAAGCTGAAACCCGCATGGCATTTACTTGCAAGGTAAAAGCAACAGACTTCCATTGCCTACTTTGGCTGCATCTTTTATACTATTGTAGAGAGGAACAATTTGTAGGTTGTTGGGGATATTTTATTCACATCGTTGTAATTATTTGGTTGCAAACCTTCTGCATACATTTTATACTTAATGATCCTCAAATGTTACtactataaaaataaatatggtTTAAGCAACTGCTTCTTTGTGATTCTAAAATCTTGTAGCTGTTCACTTGTTAACATCAATCAGTATATGTTCTCTCCAAAAATTTAGAAATGATGTTCAAGTCTTTTTTGCTAAATATCATGTTATTTCTTTTTGGGCCTGTTTATACTTTATATATACAAAATCTAGTTGAATGTTCTAACTTTACTCTGTCTATATATGTAGTCTGTTTTCAGTTTACACCGTGGAATGCGAAGGCGCTGTCTGGACTTTGACATATCAGTAGCTCGTAAGAAGAACTTAGGAGATGGTTCAAATAGTAGTTCAGTTTTAGCTCAACCTGATGAGGAGATCCCTGCTAGTGAGAGGCGACCAGGCTTTATTAGGCATTGTGGTGAATCTAGGCGCATCTTACCTGGAATTGGGTTACACTTAAATGCTATTGCAACAACCTCAAAGGATTGCAAAATCTCTAAGAATGTGTCTTCCGGAATACATATAAGGTTGCCTGGTTCCACTGTCTCCATACATTCTCTGATGGATGACCAAGAGGGTCTTGATAAAGCCTTGATTCCTGTTTCTTCTGAAATGGTCACCGAAACCATTGAAAATGGGGTCCAGCTTATAGAAGATGCTTCTCAAGCATCAGGATCAATAGCTAATGAAGAATTCAATCAGAATAGCCCCAAGAAAAAGAGGCAAGTCTTGTTTGCGGCATATTTCTAACtagattattggattaaaacaATTTAGTTTAATTAATCATCTATTTTTTTCATTTGTTGCCTTATATGTGTACTACTAACAGGCGTAGATCGGAAAATGCTGGAGAAACTGAGGGATGCAAGCGTTGTAATTGTAAGAAGTCAAAGTGTTTGAAACTGTAAGTTTCTGCATACAACTCtgttcaattcagtccttaaggTTTGGTTTCTTATAGCATTTTTAAATTCATTAGATGTACCAATTATGCATACCCGATCAAGGGATCTGGTTTCTAGATTTATCATTAGTGATTTAACTTTTGATATGACCCTAATATGACAATTTGATATTCAATTGTGTCTCGTATTTAGATAGGTGTAAATTTTCAAGCCAAAAAGGATTGGGTTGACAACTCATTAAATAGTCAATTCATTAATATTAATGCGAGTATATCGACAAACCAGAATTCTACTCTTGGGGATCCCTATCCTTTAGGGAAGTTTAGCTTAACTTGTAGGGTTGTCAGGTTTAAAGTAGAAAGAACTCATTTATTGTGTGTGATACATAATAAATTACTCGGAATGAGAGAGAACTTCCCATTTGATAGACCTTCCATAGAGTAATGAGAGAGAACCCTCGTATAGTAATAGCATATAAGTAGTAGAAGGGTATATGTCTAGAGGATGACTAGCATGTTGTATAGTAGATAAGGAAAGAGGCGGTCATGACAAATTTATTGTAATTGAGGTCTCTTGAATAACTTCATTGTTCTAGTGTGTTTttatcattttgtttattcaataaCAAATTCCAGATTTGC
It encodes the following:
- the LOC133819125 gene encoding protein tesmin/TSO1-like CXC 3, which produces MDTPEKNKIGTPISKFEDSPVFNYISSLSPIKPVKSLHITQAFSSISFGSPPSVFTSPHVSSNKESRFLRRYNSSDQAKPEVSSENGIDVPTSEDAVIDTAQIYNNSAELHENCKSDVNVGEVSAEPQNEGSAFVIELPRVLKYDCGSPDCVSTPHDVVADFASNSTDPSANLVHHVQVVPEIGPSDNEAQFQETCLSEQKKQGAICDWDSLMSDAVLIFDSPNSTDAFKGLVQDSLEPVTRFSNSLGTEFQQNEINNEHEMQIVDPGSEQHNGEEPLSQTGEASHLEDLDQTQDRFNSNSGMATNQSKRKDKEAETRMAFTCKSVFSLHRGMRRRCLDFDISVARKKNLGDGSNSSSVLAQPDEEIPASERRPGFIRHCGESRRILPGIGLHLNAIATTSKDCKISKNVSSGIHIRLPGSTVSIHSLMDDQEGLDKALIPVSSEMVTETIENGVQLIEDASQASGSIANEEFNQNSPKKKRRRSENAGETEGCKRCNCKKSKCLKLYCECFAAGVYCIEPCSCQECFNKPIHEDTVLATRKQIESRNPLAFAPKVIRGSDPAPEYGDESSKTPASARHKRGCNCKKSSCLKKYCECYQGGVGCSISCRCEGCKNAFGRKDGSVMIGTEEQDEEETDACEKSLAAPVQKMEIHNNEDPNPGSSHPITPLRISRSLVQLPFSSKGKPPRSSFVTGASSSGLYSQTHGKPSILRSSQPKLEKHVQTIPDEEMPEILIGDGSPNSAVKTSSPNSKRVSSPHCHFGSPGRRAGRKLILQSIPSFPSLTQH